One uncultured Carboxylicivirga sp. genomic window, AACATAAATAAAAAAATATAGGCGGGATAGATTTATCCCGCCATTTATATATCAATTACTTAATGATATCAAAGCCAGTATACGGCACTAGTACTTCAGGAATACGAATGCCTTCTTCAGTTTGGTTATTCTCAAGCAAGGCAGCCATAATACGTGGTAAAGCCAATGCACTTCCGTTTAATGTGTGAGCCAGCTGAGTTTTCTTTTCTCCATCTTCTTTATATCGAAGCTTCAAGCGGTTTGCCTGGTAGCTTTCGAAATTAGAAACTGAACTAACTTCCAGCCAACGTTCCTGGGCTGCTGAATATACTTCAAAATCGTATGTTAAAGCAGAAGTAAAGCTGATGTCGCCTCCACAAAGACGAAGAATACGCCATGGTAATTCAAGCTTATCAACCAATGTTTGCACATGAGCAACCATTTGTTCTAATACTTCATATGAATTAGAAGGATGGGCTACCTGAACAATTTCTACTTTATCGAATTGATGTAAACGATTCAATCCACGAACGTGAGCTCCCCAAGAACCTGCCTCTCGTCGGAAACAAGCCGAATAGGCACAATTTTTAATAGGCATTTCAGAAGCCTTCAGAATTACATCGCGATAAAGGTTGGTAACCGGTACCTCTGCAGTTGGTATCAGGTAAAGGTTATCAGCTGTAACATGATACATCTGACCTTCCTTGTCGGGTAACTGTCCCGTTCCAAAGCCAGAATCTTCGTTTACAACTAATGGAGGAAGAACTTCCATATATCCTGCTTTGACAGCTTCATCTAAAAAGAAGTTGATCAATGCACGTTGCAACCGCGCTCCTTTGCCTTTGTACACAGGGAAGCCCGCTCCGGTTATTTTGGTTCCTAATTCAAAATCAATTAGGTCGTATTGCTTAATTAAATCCCAGTGAGGAACGGCGTTGTGAAGTT contains:
- the serS gene encoding serine--tRNA ligase — encoded protein: MLTLKFIQEQKDEVIKRLKVKRFDATEIIEEIIRLDNERKSTQAQVETLQAEMNSLSKEIGQLFKSGQVEEANKAKAKTGELKDSIKELDNKLSETTTLLNNQLVQLPNVPNELVPEGKGEEDNVEVKSGGQIPELHNAVPHWDLIKQYDLIDFELGTKITGAGFPVYKGKGARLQRALINFFLDEAVKAGYMEVLPPLVVNEDSGFGTGQLPDKEGQMYHVTADNLYLIPTAEVPVTNLYRDVILKASEMPIKNCAYSACFRREAGSWGAHVRGLNRLHQFDKVEIVQVAHPSNSYEVLEQMVAHVQTLVDKLELPWRILRLCGGDISFTSALTYDFEVYSAAQERWLEVSSVSNFESYQANRLKLRYKEDGEKKTQLAHTLNGSALALPRIMAALLENNQTEEGIRIPEVLVPYTGFDIIK